Proteins encoded within one genomic window of Actinoplanes octamycinicus:
- a CDS encoding GntP family permease, giving the protein MSTITDAGTGQLIVAAVLGIAAVVLLIAWAKWHPFLALITGSGVLGLVAGAAPGKVVTSFTTGLGNTTGSVGVLIALGSMIGVLLAESGGADGIVRRIVAGVSGAALPWAMAGVAALVGLPLFFEVGVVLLVPMVLLVARRTSVPLLLIGIPALAGLSVLHGLVPPHPGPLVAIDSLHADLGLTLMFGLICAIPTVIVAGPLFGKWIAARVPVAVPERGITREPSDNADADANRAAGGPGNPADLDADGVPDRTESPRRNPGFWPAILTVLLPIVLMLARGVAELTIDEGNNVRDVLEVLGQPVVALLFGVFLAMWTLGHRAGMDRRQTNAVIGGALPPIAGILLIVAAGGGFKQVLVDSGVGNVIADAAKDANINALLLGFLVAVGIRVATGSATVATITAAGIVAPLATSLDRPTVALLVLAIGSGSLFFSHVNDAGFWLVKEYFGMTVGQTIKTWSVMETIISVVGFACVMLLSLVV; this is encoded by the coding sequence ATGTCGACCATCACCGATGCCGGCACCGGCCAGCTGATCGTCGCCGCGGTCCTCGGCATCGCGGCGGTGGTCCTCCTGATCGCCTGGGCCAAGTGGCACCCGTTCCTCGCCCTGATCACCGGCTCCGGCGTGCTCGGCCTGGTGGCCGGCGCGGCGCCCGGCAAGGTGGTCACCTCGTTCACCACCGGGCTGGGCAACACCACCGGCAGCGTGGGCGTGCTGATCGCGCTCGGCTCGATGATCGGGGTGCTGCTGGCCGAGTCCGGCGGCGCCGACGGCATCGTGCGCCGGATCGTCGCGGGCGTCTCCGGCGCGGCGCTGCCCTGGGCGATGGCCGGGGTCGCGGCGCTGGTCGGGCTGCCGCTCTTCTTCGAGGTCGGCGTGGTGCTGCTGGTGCCGATGGTGCTGCTCGTCGCCCGGCGCACCAGTGTGCCGCTGCTGCTGATCGGCATCCCGGCGCTGGCCGGCCTCTCCGTGCTGCACGGCCTGGTGCCGCCGCACCCGGGGCCGCTGGTCGCGATCGACAGCTTGCACGCCGACCTCGGGCTCACCCTGATGTTCGGGCTGATCTGCGCGATCCCGACGGTGATCGTGGCCGGTCCGCTCTTCGGCAAGTGGATCGCGGCCCGGGTGCCGGTCGCCGTCCCGGAGCGCGGGATCACCCGGGAACCCTCGGACAACGCGGACGCGGACGCCAACCGGGCCGCCGGGGGACCGGGCAACCCGGCCGATCTCGACGCGGACGGCGTGCCGGACCGTACCGAAAGCCCTCGCCGGAATCCGGGTTTCTGGCCGGCCATCCTGACCGTCCTGCTGCCGATCGTGCTGATGCTGGCCCGCGGCGTCGCCGAGCTGACGATCGACGAGGGCAACAACGTCCGCGACGTCCTCGAAGTGCTCGGCCAGCCGGTCGTCGCGCTGCTCTTCGGCGTCTTCCTGGCGATGTGGACGCTCGGGCACCGGGCCGGGATGGACCGCCGGCAGACCAACGCGGTCATCGGCGGGGCGCTGCCGCCGATCGCCGGCATCCTGCTGATCGTGGCCGCCGGCGGTGGCTTCAAGCAGGTCCTGGTGGACAGCGGCGTGGGCAACGTGATCGCCGACGCGGCCAAGGACGCCAACATCAACGCGCTGCTGCTCGGCTTCCTGGTCGCGGTCGGCATCCGGGTCGCGACCGGATCGGCCACGGTCGCCACGATCACCGCCGCGGGCATCGTCGCGCCGCTCGCCACCAGCCTGGACCGCCCGACGGTGGCGCTGCTGGTGCTCGCGATCGGTTCCGGCTCGCTGTTCTTCTCGCACGTCAACGACGCCGGCTTCTGGCTGGTCAAGGAGTACTTCGGGATGACCGTCGGCCAGACCATCAAGACCTGGTCGGTGATGGAGACGATCATCTCGGTGGTCGGCTTCGCCTGCGTGATGCTGCTCAGCCTGGTCGTCTAG
- a CDS encoding LLM class F420-dependent oxidoreductase, which translates to MIDRPVRIGLQLQPQHMDYATIRRTAAEAEEAGADVLFNWDHFYPLSGEPDGLHFECWTMLAAWAESTSRVEIGALVSCNSYRNPELLADMARTVDHISDGRLILGIGSGWFERDYTEYGYEFGTAGGRLDDLATALPRIESRWGKLNPPPTRKIPVLIGGGGEKKTLRLVAEHADIWHSFADAETLERKLGVLRGHCETVSRDPSEIEVSVAGNPQSRDRMHELGARLFTIGVGGPKPDLGELREALAWRDDVNGRG; encoded by the coding sequence ATGATCGATAGGCCGGTTCGGATCGGGCTGCAGTTGCAGCCGCAACACATGGATTACGCCACCATCCGGCGCACCGCCGCCGAGGCCGAGGAGGCCGGTGCCGACGTCCTGTTCAACTGGGACCACTTCTACCCGTTGAGCGGGGAGCCGGACGGGCTGCACTTCGAGTGCTGGACCATGCTGGCCGCCTGGGCCGAGTCCACGTCCCGGGTGGAGATCGGCGCGCTGGTCTCCTGCAACAGCTACCGCAACCCGGAGCTGCTCGCCGACATGGCGCGCACGGTCGACCACATCTCCGACGGCCGCCTGATCCTGGGCATCGGCTCGGGCTGGTTCGAGCGGGACTACACGGAGTACGGCTACGAGTTCGGCACGGCCGGCGGCCGCCTCGACGACCTGGCCACCGCGCTGCCCCGCATCGAGTCCCGCTGGGGCAAGCTGAACCCGCCGCCGACCCGCAAGATCCCGGTCCTGATCGGTGGCGGCGGCGAGAAGAAGACGCTGCGCCTGGTCGCCGAGCACGCCGACATCTGGCACTCGTTCGCCGACGCCGAGACGCTCGAGCGCAAGCTCGGCGTCCTGCGCGGCCACTGCGAGACGGTCAGCCGCGACCCGTCCGAGATCGAGGTCTCGGTGGCCGGCAACCCGCAGAGCCGGGACCGGATGCACGAGCTGGGCGCCCGCCTCTTCACCATCGGCGTCGGCGGCCCCAAACCCGACCTGGGCGAGCTGCGCGAGGCCCTGGCCTGGCGCGACGACGTCAACGGCCGGGGCTGA